From the genome of Pyxidicoccus trucidator:
CGCCGCGTGGAGACGCGCTACCTGGACGTCGTCGCCAAGGACCTGGACGAGGCGCTCGCGCTGGCGAAGGACGCCCAGCAGAAGCGCATCGGCCGCTCCATCGCCATCATCGGCAACGCGGCCTCGGTGTTCCGCGAGCTGTACCGCCGTGGAATCAAGCCGGACCTCGTCACGGACCAGACGAGCGCGCACGACCCGCTCAATGGCTACATCCCCACGGACCTGTCGCTGCAGGCCGCCGCCGAGCTGCGCACTCGCGACCCGGAGGGCTACGTCCGCCGCGCTCGCGAGTCGATGATCATGCACGTGGAGGCGATGAACGACTTCCAGCGCGCCGGCAGCCACGTGTTCGACTACGGCAACAACCTGCGCGGCCAGGCGAAGCTCGGCGGCATGGAGAACGCCTTCGAGTTCCCCGGCTTCGTCCCCGCGTACATCCGCCCGCTCTTCTGCGAGGGCATGGGCCCGTTCCGCTGGGTGGCCCTCTCCGGAGACCCGGAGGACATCCGCGCCACGGACCGCGTGGTGCGCCAGCTGTTCCCCCAGAAGGCGTCGCTCCAGCGCTGGCTGGACATGGCGGGAGACCGCATCGCGTTCCAGGGCCTGCCGGCGCGCATCTGCTGGCTCGGCTACGGCGAGCGCGCGAAGGCGGGCCTCGCCTTCAACGAGATGGTGCGCAAGGGCGAGGTGAAGGCCCCCATCGTCATTGGCCGGGACCACCTGGACTGCGGCTCGGTGGCGTCGCCCAACCGTGAGACGGAGGCGATGAAGGACGGCACGGACGCGGTGGCGGACTGGCCCATCCTCAACGCGCTGGTGAACGCCGTGAATGGCGCCTCGTGGGTGTCCTTCCACCACGGCGGCGGCGTGGGCATGGGCTACTCGCTGCACGCCGGCCAGGTCATCGTCGCGGACGGCACGCCCGAGGCCGCGCGCCGCATCGAGCGCGTGCTCACCAGCGACCCCGGCATGGGCGTGCTGCGCCACGCGGACGCGGGCTACCCGGAAGCCATCGAGGTGGCGAAGCAGCGCGGCGTGAAGATTCCCGGCATCACCGTCTGAGCCTGGAGGCCGCCATGCACCGCACGCGCTCGAGGTCCCTCCTGGTGCTGATCGCCGCGCTCGCCGCGCTGGCGGGCTGTGCCCCCACGGCCATGGGCCCCATGGTGATGCGCCTGGGGCCCGGGTTTCCGGACAAGAACCTCGGCCAGCTGGGGGTGCGTACGGGCCCCCGGCTCAGCGCCCCCCTCGCCGGTGCCCAGCCGTTCCTCGGCGAGGGAGACCAGTTCCGGGGTGACGACGCCAGCTTCTCCACGCAGCAGTGGGGCATGGCGCTCGACGCGGCGATAACGTGGCCCCTGTCCGAGCGGCTGCACCTCCACACCGGCATCCAGGGGGAGTTCTTCCTCCCCCTGCCCCTCCCCGGCTACGGGCTCTACGCGGGGGCCTCGTACTACGTGGGCTCCGAGCGGCTGGGACTGGCCCCCGCGATGGCGCTGCGCGGGGCCACGGACTTCGGGCTCAACACCCGGGGCGGCCCGGGGAGCATGTTCGGCGCGGAGGCGTCGTGCGCCTTCACGCTCCAGCCGGAGAAGAACGTGTCGCTGGGCCTGGTGCCTTTCTTCGCGTGGCACGTCATGGGCTCGCGTGAGGCCTCGGACACGGCGGTGTACTACGGCGGCGTGGTGGCGGCGCGCTTCACCTGGGGCTGGCTGGACAACGTGGAGCTGTCCGGCGGCTTTGGCCGGGCGAAGGCCGGAAGCGGGGCGAGCTGGAACGTCCCCATCATGGGCGTGCGAGGAGGTCGCTGACACATGGACGCGCTGGAGCTGCTGGTCCGCAACACCTCCGAAGTGCTCAAGGTGGAGGGCACGCACCGCGAGAAGGCGGAGCACGCCCTCACCCCTTATCCTGGCGCCTGCGTGGGTCTGCGCTCGGGCCGCGTCGCGTATGTGGGGCCGGAGTCGGAGCTGCCCGACGGCGCGGTGGACGCCAGCACCGAGCTGGTGGACGCCCGGGGCGGCTTCGTGGGCCCTGCCTTCGTGGACCCGCACACGCACCTCGTCTTCGCGGGGGAGCGCTCCGCGGAGTTTGATTTGCGCAACCAGGGCGCCACGTACCTGGAAATCGCCAAGGCGGGCGGCGGCATCGTCAGCACGGTGCGGGCCACGCGCGCCGCCAGCGAGGACGAGCTGGTGAAGCTCGCCCTGCCCCGCCTCCAGCGTCTGCTGGCGCATGGCGTGACGGTGGCGGAGGTGAAGAGCGGCTACGGGCTCGACTTGGAGAACGAGCTGAAGATGCTGCGCGTGGTGCGCCGGCTGAACGGGCTGACGCCGGTGGAGCTGGTGCCCACGCTGCTGTGCGCGCACGCGGTGCCCGAGGAGTACCGGGGGCGGCGCGAGGACTACGTGCGGCTGTGCATCAACGAAATCCTCCCCGCCGTGGCGCAGGAGGGCCTGGCGCGCTTCTGCGACGTCTTCGTGGAGGAGAGCGCCTTCACCGTGGACGAGGCCCGCCGCATCCTCACCACCGCCCGCGCCCTGGGAATGATTCCCCGGCTGCACGCGGACCAGCTCACCGCCTGCGGCGCCTCGGAGCTCGCGGCGGAACTTGGAGCCGCAACGGCCGACCACCTGGAGCAGCTGACGGAGTCGGGCCTGCGTGCGCTGGCCGAGGCGAACGTCACCGCCGTACTCGTGCCCACCTCCACACTGTTCCTGCGCATGCGTCCCTATGCCCCCGGGCGCAGGTTGCGTGATGCGGGCATCAACGTTGCTTTGGGTTCAAACGTGAATCCTGGCTCGGCCATGAGTGAAAACCTGGCCTTGGCGCTGGGGCTGGCGTGTCTGGAGAACGGGCTCAGCGCGGCCGAAGCCTACTGGGCCGCTACCCGAGGCGCCGCGCTCTCGTTGGGGCTGCAAACACATGGGCGCCTGTCCGTGGGAGACCCGGGCGACCTGGTGGTCTTCAGCTGTGCTTCGTACCGGCATCTGCCCTACCATCTAGGAGTAGGTCACGCGCGGGTGGTGGTGAAGACCGGACGTGTCGTCGTCCGGCAGGAGATGAATTCCTGCGCGTGAAGTGGCGTCGCTTTGACAGGCGACGTATTCCGGTGAGACACGAGAACTT
Proteins encoded in this window:
- the hutU gene encoding urocanate hydratase, yielding MSRVIRATRGSTLSCKGWVQEAALRMLMNNLDPDVAERPEDLVVYGGTGKAARDWPSFDRIVSSLQSLGDEETLLVQSGKPVGVMRTHPDAPRVLIANSNLVGHWANWEHFNELEKKGLMMYGQMTAGSWIYIGTQGILQGTYETFAAAGRFHFGSEDLGGRLILSGGLGGMGGAQPLAATMNNAVFLGVEIDPTRAQRRVETRYLDVVAKDLDEALALAKDAQQKRIGRSIAIIGNAASVFRELYRRGIKPDLVTDQTSAHDPLNGYIPTDLSLQAAAELRTRDPEGYVRRARESMIMHVEAMNDFQRAGSHVFDYGNNLRGQAKLGGMENAFEFPGFVPAYIRPLFCEGMGPFRWVALSGDPEDIRATDRVVRQLFPQKASLQRWLDMAGDRIAFQGLPARICWLGYGERAKAGLAFNEMVRKGEVKAPIVIGRDHLDCGSVASPNRETEAMKDGTDAVADWPILNALVNAVNGASWVSFHHGGGVGMGYSLHAGQVIVADGTPEAARRIERVLTSDPGMGVLRHADAGYPEAIEVAKQRGVKIPGITV
- the hutI gene encoding imidazolonepropionase, yielding MDALELLVRNTSEVLKVEGTHREKAEHALTPYPGACVGLRSGRVAYVGPESELPDGAVDASTELVDARGGFVGPAFVDPHTHLVFAGERSAEFDLRNQGATYLEIAKAGGGIVSTVRATRAASEDELVKLALPRLQRLLAHGVTVAEVKSGYGLDLENELKMLRVVRRLNGLTPVELVPTLLCAHAVPEEYRGRREDYVRLCINEILPAVAQEGLARFCDVFVEESAFTVDEARRILTTARALGMIPRLHADQLTACGASELAAELGAATADHLEQLTESGLRALAEANVTAVLVPTSTLFLRMRPYAPGRRLRDAGINVALGSNVNPGSAMSENLALALGLACLENGLSAAEAYWAATRGAALSLGLQTHGRLSVGDPGDLVVFSCASYRHLPYHLGVGHARVVVKTGRVVVRQEMNSCA